A genomic region of Spirochaetota bacterium contains the following coding sequences:
- the dnaX gene encoding DNA polymerase III subunit gamma/tau has product MTYQVIARKWRPQNFDEIIFQNHISRTIRNSIKKGRVSHAYLFAGPKGVGKTTMARVLSKALNCNTGLTDSPCGKCENCVEIRQGSSFDVIEIDGASNRGIEDVRELRENVNFAPIKCRYKIYIIDEVHMLTKEAFNALLKTLEEPPRHVVFVFATTEIHRIPETILSRCQKYSFKKIPNEFIVDHLKRIVESEGYNILEGALYQIARASEGSMRDAQSLIDQLIAFSEGEIDESDALAILGVMPLESYLSLLRYIGSLDAKQTMSEVDRIVTLGADINGYVTGFIDILRTLRLVGCGVSVKDILGFSDDEMDRIKDAANLFCDEELSVLFRIASELMSDLRFSFNERISLEMALLDMINVKKGPSIAAILKKLEEASKGNESLGAPPSSHGEDKKDKMETGLDKSNSVVERIREVFQGQIIEKGDK; this is encoded by the coding sequence ATGACATATCAGGTAATTGCCAGAAAATGGCGTCCTCAAAATTTCGATGAGATTATCTTCCAGAATCATATCTCAAGAACCATAAGAAATAGCATTAAAAAGGGGAGGGTGTCTCACGCTTATCTATTCGCTGGGCCCAAGGGTGTTGGAAAAACCACAATGGCGAGGGTGCTCTCAAAGGCATTGAACTGTAATACTGGCCTGACAGATTCCCCCTGCGGCAAATGTGAAAATTGTGTAGAGATAAGGCAAGGCTCTTCCTTTGATGTTATTGAGATAGATGGGGCATCCAATAGAGGGATTGAGGATGTACGGGAGTTGAGGGAGAATGTAAATTTTGCCCCAATCAAATGTAGATACAAGATATATATTATTGATGAAGTTCACATGCTTACTAAGGAGGCCTTTAACGCTCTCTTGAAAACCCTTGAAGAGCCTCCGCGGCATGTTGTTTTTGTGTTTGCGACAACAGAGATCCATCGCATACCTGAGACAATTTTATCGCGATGCCAGAAGTATTCATTTAAAAAAATTCCCAATGAATTTATTGTGGATCACTTGAAGCGTATTGTGGAGAGTGAGGGATATAATATCCTTGAGGGAGCCCTCTATCAAATAGCCAGGGCATCAGAGGGTTCCATGCGTGATGCCCAGTCTCTAATTGATCAATTAATAGCCTTCTCTGAGGGTGAGATTGATGAGTCTGACGCATTAGCTATTCTAGGGGTGATGCCGCTCGAGAGTTATCTTAGCCTATTGAGGTATATCGGAAGCCTGGATGCAAAGCAGACAATGAGTGAGGTTGACCGTATAGTAACACTCGGGGCTGACATCAATGGGTATGTTACAGGATTTATCGATATCTTGAGAACATTGAGACTGGTAGGCTGTGGAGTCTCCGTTAAGGATATATTAGGGTTTTCTGATGACGAGATGGATCGAATAAAGGATGCTGCAAACCTATTCTGCGATGAGGAGTTGAGCGTATTGTTCAGGATAGCAAGCGAACTCATGAGTGATTTAAGGTTTTCATTTAATGAGAGGATAAGCCTGGAGATGGCCCTTCTTGATATGATCAATGTGAAGAAGGGGCCATCGATTGCGGCCATTCTAAAAAAACTTGAGGAAGCATCTAAGGGCAATGAGTCTCTTGGCGCTCCTCCATCCTCTCATGGAGAGGATAAAAAGGATAAAATGG